TCGAGGAGGGGCGTTGCAAGATCCCCGACAGCTCGGGTCGCTCGCTCGACGCCGGCTATTTCGTTCGCGCGACCTGGCACTTGGACAGTCCCTCCACCATGGACTTAAGTGATGATGCAAACTGAAGCGATCGCCCAACGTTTGATCGATGAACTGCAGCGGCATCCTCGCGTCGTCGTCGCTTTTTCAGGCGGAGTCGACAGCGCGGTGGTCGCCGCCGCTGCGCAGCGAGCATTGGGCTACAAGGCGTTGGCCGTGATGGCGATCAGCCCCAGCGTGCCGGAGCGGCAGAGCGAATTGGCGGCGCAGGTGGCTGCGGAAATTGGGATCGATCTACAAACGATCTCAACTCACGAAACCGAACGTCCCGATTACCAACGCAACGATGGCCAACGCTGCTTCTATTGCAAACAGACGCTCTATCAAACGCTGGCGACGATCGCCGACGAGCACCGCGACAGCGTGATCTGCAGCGGAACCAACGCCGACGATCTAGGCGATCACCGACCGGGGATCCAAGCTGGTCGCGACGCAGCGGTGCAGACGCCGTTGGCCGATCTTGGGATCACCAAAACGATGGTCCGCCAGCTGGCAAAGCACTGGGAATTGTCGGTTTGGGATCTCCCCGCAGGGCCCTGTTTGGCCAGCCGGATCGCGTATGGCGAACCGGTCACCGTCGACAAGCTGCAACGGATCGATCGCGCGGAAAACTGGCTCCGCGACGAAGGCTTTGCCGAACTTCGCGTCCGATTGCATCCGGGACAGCTGGCGCGGATCGAAGTCCCCGCCGCGCGGATCGCTGATTTGGTGCAGCCGGAGTTTCGCCAGCGGATGAGCCGACACTTCCGCTCGCTCGGCTTCCAGTTCATCACCGTCGATATCGAAGGCCTGCGTTCGGGCAACCTGAATCAATTGGTCTCGATCGGCAATTGATCGCTCGCCGCGGACAAACCTTCTAGCTTGGCAGTTGCCCGAATTGCGAATTCGGTTCGCCCGGATTGCAATGCCCGCATCCGCTTGCGGCGTTATACTTCGCCCTACCGACGTCGTTCGACGAGATGGTCGCCTTTCGCTCCGCGAAAGTGCGGATGTACCACGCACTTTTGCGGAGCAAAAGGGGACAAACCCTCAACTTATCTGCCCTGAAGCGATGCGCTATCCTGGGCGACCTTCATAACACAAAGAAGATAAATCCATGGATCCAACCACACTGCTGCGTCCGCGACGCAAGATCACTGGGATCTCGGCGATTCTGTTGCCGTTGCTCGAGAACAACGAAGTCGATTGGGACGCCTTTCGTCAGCATGTATTGCGGACCGCCGACGCGGGGCTGACTCCCGCCGTGAACATGGACACCGGCTATGTCAACTTGATCGACGAAGCGACTCGGTTGCAGGTCCTGGACGTGACGCGAGAGATTCTGGGATCGGGACCGTTTGTCGCGGGAGCTTTTGTTGGCGACACGCCCGGCAGCACGTTGGCTCTCGATGCCTACAAGTCTCGGATCGACGAGATCACCGCGCGTGGAGCGACGCCGGTGATCTTCCAGTCCTACGGCCTGACCGATCAAGGGGACGCCGAGATCGTTGCCAGTTACGAGAAGATCGGCCAAGCGTGCGACCAGTTTATCGGGTTCGAACTGGGGCAATGTTTCCTGCCGTTTGGCAAGATCTATTCGACCGACGTCTATCGCCAATTGATGCTGTTGCCGCAGTGTATCGGTGCAAAACATTCGTCGCTCAGCCGCGCGGCGGAATGGGAACGCTTGGCCCTTCGCGACCAACTGCGTCCCGAATTCAAAGTCTTCACCGGCAACGATCTGGCGATCGACATGGTGATGTACGGCAGCGATTATCTGCTGGGACTCAGCACCTTCGCTCCGGATCTGTTCGCTCGACGCGATGCCTATTGGGCCGCGGGCGATCCGGCGTTTTATGAACTCAACGACGCTCTGCAGTATCTGGGCTTCTTGACCTTCCGCCAGCCGGTCCCGGGCTACAAACACTCCGCCGCGATGTTCTTGCATCTCCGCGGTTGGATCTCGACCAACAAAACCTATCCCGGCAGCCCGCAGCGTCCCGACAGCGACCTGCCAATCCTGGAAGACGTCGCGCGGCAGCTAGGCATCTCGCTGGGCAAGGGAGGCAACGTATGAACTATCCAAAAATCAACAGCCTAAAAACCCTCGACGCTTTCCAATCGCGGCTCGATGAACTGGAGATCCAGATCCCCTTGGATGCCGCGATGCAAAGTGGCGACGCGGCGCCGTTGGCCCAGTCGTGCGATTGGAACGGCGGCACGATTGGGAACCGATTTGCGATCCTGCCGATGGAAGGTTGGGACGGCACGACCGACGGGCGGCCGACCGATCTGACGCGTCGTCGTTGGAAGCACTTTGGACTCAGCGGAGCGAAGTTGATCTGGGGTGGCGAAGCGGTGGCGGTCCGTCACGACGGCCGCGCCAATCCGAATCAACTGGTGATCAATGCGGACAATCTCGCCGAGATCGAAGCCTTGCGGACGCTGCTTGTCGACACGCATCGGGAGCATTTTGGCCAAGTTGACGACTTGTTAGTCGGTTTGCAGCTGACCCACTCCGGCCGCTTCGCTCGTCCTAACGACAAGAAGCGACTCGAACCGCGCGTCGCCTATCGCCATCAGGTGTTGGATGCAAAGTTTGGCGTCGACAGCGATGCGGCGATCTTGAGCGACGACGAACTCGATCGCTTAGTCGACGATTTCGTCGCCGCCAGCAAGCTCGCTCAGCAGGCCGGATACGCGTTTGTCGATGTCAAACACTGCCACGGCTACTTGGGGCACGAACTCCTCTCGGGCTACGATCGGCCTGGGAAATATGGTGGCAGCTTCGAGAATCGGACTCGATTCCTGCGTTCTATCGTCGACGGAATCCGCAGCGAAGCGGCTGGGCTGCAGATCGGCACGCGGATCAGCATCTTCGACTTCATCCCGTTTGAACCGGGCCCCGAGGGGCTGGGCAGGCCGAGTCGCACCGGCGAATACCGGAGCGCCTTCGGTGGCGATGGGACCGGCGTCGGATACGATTTGACCGAACCATCGCGATTGATGCAGCTGTTGGAAGAACTGGGGATCCAACTCGTCTGCTCAACCGTTGGCAGTCCTTACTATTGTCCGCACATCCAGCGGCCGGCGATCTTCCCTCCCTCCGACGGCTACGCTCCGCCGGAGGATCCCTTGGTCGGCGTGGCTCGTCAGATCAACGCGACGGCGATGCTGAAGCGAGCGCATCCGAATCTGCTGTTTGTCGGATCGGGTTACACCTACCTGCAAGATTGGCTGCCGAATGTTGGGCAGGCGGTCGTCCAGCAAGGCCTGGCCGACTTCATCGGACTGGGACGGATGGTCCTTTCGTATCCCGAACTTCCGGCCGACGTGATCGCCGGGCGGACGATGCCGCGGAAGAAAATTTGTCGCACGTTCAGCGAATGCACAACCGGGCCGCGAAATGGTATGATCTCGGGTTGCTTCCCTCTCGATCCGTTTTATAAAGCGATGCCCGAGCGCCAGCAGATCATGGCCCTGAAGCAGCAGACCAGAGCATGATGGCGTTGGTCGCTGACACTGGGCCGAACCCACCTCGTGCAATTCAGATCAGCGATCAACACCTATGCAGTCCAATAACGAATCCGCCCACCCCGTCAACGAGCCGATCGACTTGGAGATCAAAGATGCTCAAGTCATCTTCAAGTCGGTGTGGAAAGAATTGGAACAGGAGGTCGGCCACGAGAACCTGCGGTTCCCGAAAGAGCTGATCCTGCTGGGCGGTGCGCCGGGTGCGGGCAAGGGAACGCAAACGCAGTTCATCATGGCGGCTCGCGGCCTGACCTGCCCGCCGATCGTCGTCAGCGATCTGTTGGTCACTCCCGAAGCACAACGAATCAAAGATCAGGGGGGAATCGTCGGCGATGGCGAAGTGATCGGGATCTTGCTGCGGAAGCTGTTGGAACCGATCTTTCGGGATGGAGCGGTCTTGGATGGCTTTCCGCGGACGCGTGTTCAAGTCGAATGCTTGAAGCTGTTGGTCGATAAGATCACGCAACTGCACGCCGAGTTCCAAGGGACCGAACTAGCCGTCAACTTCCGTCGCCCCACGATCCACGCGATGCTGTTGTTCATCAGCGAAGCGACAAGCATCAGCCGCCAACTGCAACGCGGCCGCGAGATCGAAGCGCACAATCAGGAAGTCGCCGAGACTGGGATCGGCCGCCCGATCGAATTGCGATCGACCGATCTGAGTCCGGAAAAGGCGAAGCGTCGTTACCGCGTCTTTAAAGAGATGACGTGGGACGCGCTGCAGTCACTCAAAGAGATCTATCACTACCACTTCATCAACGCCGAGGGACCGATCGCGGAAGTCGAAGCGAACATCATCGGCGAATTGGCGTACCAAAGCTCGTTGGAACTCGATCCCAGCACCTACGATCGGCTGCGTGGCTTGCCGCTAGCGAGCGAGATCACCGTCCACGCGCGGCAGGAACTCGTCCGCCGGCTCGATTCTTACGAACTGGAACACCGCGAGCTGTTCATTCGCACCGTCGACACGATCGATCGGAAATTTATGCCGATCATCGAACGCCACGCCCTCTCGGGCCAAGCGATTGTGAACTCCGAAGACGAACTGTTCACCGATCCGCTGGCGCTCTGGATGTTGATCGATATCTTCTCCGAACGCGGCTACCACGCCGTCGTCGATAAACATATCCAAGCGACGCCCGAGCGAATCGATCTGGAGACCGGGCAGATCCACAACCGCTTGAAGACGATCATCCGCACGAAGATCTCATTCAAGGGATCGGAGATCCGCCGCGGTTAGGCTTGCTGTCCTATCGGCAGAGCAAGTTGAACACACTGTGGCTGATAAACTGCAGCGAAGCGAAAGCGATCGCGCGACCATTTTTGAACCCTAAACACTTGCCCGAGCCTCTTTCACCCTCGACAATTTGGGGTAGATAGAAAACAGACCACCTGCAGATGTGATGGGGTGTCGTGCACAGCCCGTTGGGCTTTCGGTGCACAGCTGGCGCGGACTTCTGAAGTCAGCTACGAAAGACACGAAACCGTCGCTTTCGATTCGGGTTTTTCGTAGATTCAAATCTCCCGCTGCTTGGGCCGTTGGTTTGCACGTCTTTTAAGCTGGGGCGTTTTCCGTAATTCAAGAGACTCCCAAGATGTTGTTTACGCAAACCCCTTCGACTCACCTTCGCTCTTTTGAAACGGGCGTTCGAATTGGTGCAATTTAGCGTACGCAGAGTCACTCATTTCGTTCACGCAGACCAAAGGACACTCAATGTCTTCAAAAGAAAAGGCGATATCGCTCATTCAAAATCTTGACGATGACGTCTCGATCGACGATGTCATCGATCGACTTTACCTTCTGCGCAAAATCGAACTTGGAATTGTCCAGGCCGATACTGGTGATGTGATGGAGCACGACGCTTTCATGGATGAACTAGAGGCGGAAGATGCCCAACAATTAGATCTTCTGGACGCGACAATCGCGCGAAGATCTCCGTTCGGTGCGCGATCATATCGCGCGTGACGCTCCGGCAACCGCGATGACCTATGTTCGTAAACTCCGAAATTCCGTTGGTCGTCTGAAACAATTCCCGTGCTCCGGTGAGGTTGTACCGGAAATTGGACGCGAAGACTTGCGTGAAGTGCTCCAAGGGAATTACCGCATCATCTATCGCGTTTCAGAGCGGCGGGTCGATATCCTCGCCGTTTTCCACAGTTCGCAAATCTTCGACGAACGCGACCTCGGCAGTGCGGAGTGACCGACAACCTGTTTTTGATCTTCGGCCTCTGGAGCATGCAATTCGACATTTCCAATGGCCTTCACGCAACACCAAGGAACGGTGCAAGTTCGGCCGCAAGCCCCACGTGACGCGTAGGGTACACGGCAATTTCGTCCGGGCTGAACTTCCTCGCACAGACGACACGTCAATGGAGGAACGACGTTTCGAGCGACTTGCGATCGGAGCACCTAAGTCGGGCTCACTGGCTTTGTTTGAGTCCTCTAATCGACCTGTCGCCACGCGGAAAGCGAAAAGGCAAGGGAAACTTTTTTTCAATTTCTTGTCTGCGGTTTGTCGGCGACGGCAATAATCGCTGTGAACCGACCGATTTCACACCTTTGTTGCTGGTAGACCGCGTGAGCATGATCGCCGACGAGATCCACGAACTGCTGGACCGGCATCGCCCTTGGCTGCTGCGGGTGATCCAGTCGCGGACCACGCTAGCGAGTGCCGTCGAAGATGTTTATTCGGAGGTTCTGCTGGCGATCGCGAAGAGTGATCATCGGCCGCGCGACGACAGTTCGCTCGCTCCTTGGTTGTGCAAGATCGCCATCCGGCAGTCCGCATTGGCCAACCGCACGGCGATGCGTCGCGATCGATTGAACAAAGATTACGCCCATCAGTCGCCCGACAGCCCCGCCGCAAACGATCCGATCTTCTGGTTGATGGACCAGGAACGACGCGATCTGGTCCGCCAGGTGTTGCACGAGATGGAGCCCGAGGTCCGCGGCGTGCTGCTGGCGAAGTTCGTCGAGAAGCTGACCTACCCGCAATTGGCTCAGCGACTGGGCGTCGCCGAACATGTCGTGCAGTACCGAGTCGCCCAGGCGAAAAAACGCCTGCGGCAAATGTTGACCCAGCGTGGAATCGACCAAGAGGATCTGTCATGAATCCCGAACACGAACAAACTTTGGAACGTTTTGCCGCCGGCGAGATGAGTGTTGCGGAGGAGAACGATTTCCTGGCACGCTGCGAAATCGAACCGACTCGCTACCGAGCTGCCGCGTTGGCGCTGGTCGAACACCGCCGGATCAGCGACGCGTTGGCTCAGTTTTCGTTTCCCGAAAGCCAACCGACGCCGGTGACTGCATCCGCACCGACGCCCCCGGCAACGAGGTCCCGCGGTCTCGCGTTCGCTCTCGCCGCAACGATCGCTGCGGTCGCCGTCGGCGGCTATTTGTTGGGGACGATCGGCCGCGACGATGCGGTGAACCGTGAGTTTGCCGAATCGCAACCGACAGCGACCGAGGTGATCGCACCGCCGATGCAGCTTCCACCGCAGACCGGCGACAACTCGCAGATCGCGCTACAGCAGGACGAGAGTCCCGCCGATCCAGCGGCCAGCCCCAAACATGATCCTCGGTTTGTGGAGCTGCCTCCGGAGTCGGAGGCCGATCTTTCGGAGACTCCCGAAAACCAAGCCGCTCGCCAATTGGGAAGCCTGTTGGCTGAACTGTTCCGCGGCGCCCAACGCGAGCCGATCTTCAGCGACCAAGCCAAATCGAAGCTCCGCAGCGATGGCTGGGAAGTCGAAGAGAAGCCGCTGATCTATGTCTTCAGCACCGACGACGGTGAGCAATACGCCGTACCGACACACAACGCGAACCTGCGTTACGTCAAACCCTAGCTGCGGTGCAGCGATCTGAACTCGAACGATCCACCACTTGCGGCGTGGTCTCCCGGTTGGACGCTGCGCACCGACCGCGACCACGCTTTGCCAAAATGAATTTGCTATCCAACTTCCTTGGGAGAATTGAAATGAAATCGATGTACTCTTTGACGATCGCCGCGTTGCTGTTTACGGCATCGCTTCCCACAGCAAACGCCGACGACGGTGCGGCTCCAGCGATTCCTGTCCCTCCGGCTCCCGCCGCAAGCGACGACAAAGCCGCCCCCGACGCCGACGCCCCAGCGGAAGCGGAGGCAGATGCGGCGGCCAAACCGGCCGACGCTGAGACTCGCAAGCCAGGCACCCATGTGAAGGTCCAATCGAAGGATGGCGAGACGACGATCGTCGTTCGCAGCTTCGGTAAAGTGATCCACGTCGGCCCCGGCGGCCAAGTCGATGTCAGCGACCTGCCCGGCGCCGAAGTGGCGGAGGGGGAAGAGGTCGACGGCGATTCGCCGCGTCGTGGCATCAAGCGTCGCCGCGTTTTGAATCTCAGCAAGATCATGCAACTGGGTGACGATGGGATTCTGAAGGAACTCGACGCGCTGCCGGTCACGATCAGCACGCTGATCGGCAAGAGCATCACTTCGGATGCCGGAGTCGAAGGAGAGATCCAAGTGATCGGTCCCGACGGCAAGGAGTTCAACTTCGACTTCGAGGAACTTGCCCCCGCCGGTCAGGAACTGGCGAAATCGATCGAACAAGCGATCATCGAATCGGGAGTCGAAATCCCGGCCGACGTCGCTGTCGAACTGATGAAAGCGAAACAGCGGATCGAAAAACAGGTTCAGACGCTGCGAAACCGAGCTCAACAGCAGGTCCGATTGCCCGCCGCCGCCAAAGCGATGGCAGCCGAGCAAAAGACGATGCACGAGAAACTCGATCGGATCCTGAACCGGCTGGACAAGCTGGAAACCGAGGTCGCTGCGATGAAGAAGCAGGCTGAACTGTAGGTCCACAGCCGGGAAGAATTCGAGGAACCGCGTGATTTGCAGCGGAATCGCCCCGCAAATCACGCGACCTCACCCCAGGCCCTTCGCGTCGTGCAGCTTTTCTTTACAATGCTGGCCTCTATGGTTGTTCGCCATCCATTTCGCCAGCAAACTGCACTTGAACTTAAAATGACGCGACAGATCCTGGTCACCGCCGCCTTGCCGTACGCCAACGGGCCGATTCACATCGGGCATTTGGTCGAATACATCCAAACCGACATCTGGACTCGTTTCCAGAAGCTCCGCGGCAACCGCTGCATCTACGTCTGTGCCGACGATACACACGGCACCGCGATCATGATGCGAGCCCGTCGCGAAGGCCGCAGCGAAGAGGAGTTGATCGCGGCGATGCAGGAATCGCACCAACGCGACTTCGCCGGCTTCGATGTCCAGTTCGATCATTACGGCAGCACCCATAGCGATGAAAATCGTCAGCTGTGCGGTCGGTTCTGGCAAGCGATGCGAGACGCCAATCTGATCGTCGAGCGTCCAGTTCAACAGTTGTTCGATCCGCAAGAGCAGACGTTTTTGGCCGATCGCTTTGTTCGCGGCACCTGCCCAAAGTGCAATGCCCCCAACCAGCCGGGCGATAATTGCTCGGCCTGCGGTCACACCTACAGCCCCGCCGACCTGATCGATCCCGTCAGCACGCTCAGCGGTGCGGCACCGGAGCTGCGCGAAGCGACGCACCTGTTTGTCGAACTGGAACAACTGCACAGCTTCCTGTCCGAGTGGGTCAAGGAATCGGGAGCGTTGCAGAGCGAGACGGCGAACTACTTGTTAGGCCACTTCCTCAGCGATGCCCTTCGCGACTGGGACATCTCCCGCCCGGCTCCCTATTTCGGATTCGAGATCCCCGACAGCCCCGGCAACTACTGGTACGTCTGGTTCGACGCGCCGATCGGCTACGTCGCCAGCACCCAGCAATGGTGCAACGCCAACGGCGAAAAGCTGGAGGATTGGTGGCAGAACCCGAACACCGAGATCCACCACTTCATCGGTAAAGACATCACCTATTTCCATACGCTCTTCTGGCCGGGGATGCTCAAGACGGCTGGCTTCACGCTGCCGACGAAGGTTCATATCCACGGCTTCTTGACGGTCGACGGCCATAAGATGAGCAAGAGTGTCGGGACGTTGGTCTCGGCCGAAAAGTACCTGGAACATTTTGATCCGACCTACCTGCGTTACTTCTACGCATCGAAGCTGACCTCGCGCGTCGAAGACCTCGACCTGGGGTTGGACGAGTTTGCCGAGAAGGTGAATTCGGATCTGGTCGGCAAAGTCGTCAACCTTGCGTCGCGAGTCGCCAAGTTCGCGCATCAGTTGGGCCTATCGGAAGCTTATCCCGACGACGGCGGTCTGTTCCAACAGTCGGCCGACGCGGGGGACGAGATCGCCGCGGCGTACGAAGCTTGCGACTACAGCAAAGCGATGCGATTGATCTTGGAACTGGCCGATCGCGCCAACCCGTATGTCGAACACGCCAAGCCGTGGGAAATGAAAAAGGATCCCGCCCGCGAAGCCGAACTGCGCGACGTCTGCACCGTCGGGCTGAACCTGTTCCGCCAGCTGTGCGTCTACCTGGCGCCCGTCTTGCCATCGCTGGCCGAGAAGTGTGGCGAACTGTTGGGCGATCCGATCACCGGTTGGCAGCAGAGCCAATCGCCGCTGCTGGGAACTCCGGTGGCGAAGTTCAAACACATGTTAAAACGTATCGAAGTTAAGGACCTGCAAAAAATGATCGACGAGAGCAAAGACGAATCCGCCGCAACCGAATCCGAAGCCCCCGCCGCGAACCAATGGAACGACAGCGATCAACCATTGAAGGACGAACCGCTGGCCGACGAGATCACCATCGACGACTTCGCCAAAGTCGATCTGCGGGTCGCCCGCGTGATCAAAGCCGAACAGGTGCCTGAAGCAAACAAGCTGCTGCACCTGACTCTAAGCCTTGGTGGCGATGAGACCCGCAGCGTCTTCGCTGGCATCAAAGCGGCTTACACGCCCGAGCAACTGGTTGGCCGATTGGTCGTGATGGTCGCCAACTTGAAGCCGCGCAAGATGCGGTTTGGACTCAGCGAAGGCATGGTCACCGCCGCAGGTCCCGGCGGCGCCGAAGTCTTTGTGCTCGGCGTCGACGAAGGAGCTCTCCCCGGCCAACGCGCCCACTGATCGCCGGCGGCAAGGTTTACAAGCCGCCGATTCACAGCCGCCAACCTGCACCCGCCCGACGAAGCTGGGAGGGTCGAAAAACGTGCGTTTAGCAAGTTTTTCGGGGAGGGCATTGGATTAGATGGTTGGTCCTGGGACTCGCGTCCCAGGCTTTTGCATGCCGTCGCTTTGCGACTGAGCAATGCCGGGTCGAGCGGGAGGCCTGAAACTTGCGTTCCAGGTTCCCGCATGCCGTCGCTTTGCGACTAGGCAGCCCCGCGGTTACGAGCGTCGCAACCTAGTTCTTTTCCAGGATGCCGGCACCGAAGGTGACACCGCCACCATAGGCACACATGCCGAATCGCTCGCCAGGTTTCATCTTCGGCAGGACTTCGTCCAGGCACAGCGGGATGCTGGTCGAGGACGTGTTGCCGTGCTCGCGGATGTTGCTGAAGACCGACGACGACACGCGACTCTGGATCGCATCGATGATCCGTTGGTTCGCTTGGTGCGGGATGATCAGATCGAGGTTGTCGATGCCGTAACCCTGTTGATCGCAGACTCGCGTCATGCTGCCGATCATCGCGCGAACCGCTTCGGCAAACACTTTGCGGCCCTTCATTTTGATGAAGCCATTGTTTTGCGACGGTACAGACAAGGTGCTGCCATCGTCGGCTCGAGCCGACAGCTCGGGACGGTGCAGCCGCGCCTTCGATTGGCCGAAGTGATCTTCGCCGTACAACACGGTCGCACTGCTGGCATCGCCAAACAGGATTGCGGTGTCGAGGTCGCCCAGGTCCAACAGTGGCGAAAGAACCTCTGCGGTCACAACCAACACGCGAGCGTGCGGTTTGCTTTGCAAGAAGTCGTAACCGGCTTGCAAAGCGTACAGATAACCGGAGCAGGCGGCACTGATGTCGTAGGCTTGGATCATCGCTTCGCTGGCACCGCCGGTCAGTTGGTGCAGGACTTGGCATGCCATCGACGGGGTGACAACGCTTGGCGAAGTCGTCGCACAGATCACCAGATCGATGTCGTCGACGATCAAACCTTCCTTGTCCAAGACTTCCCAGCACGCCTGACTGGCCATGCTCTGAGCGGTCTCGCTCCCTTGCACCCAGTGACGGAATTGGATTCCGGTGCGACGCATGATGTCTTCGGGCGACATCGACTTGCCTTCGACAAGTTCTTCGTTGGTGATCAACCGGCTGCCTTGAACCGTTGCGACGCTGGAGATTCCGACATCGAACGGCCGACGCTCGATCGTTTGGCGAGGAACCAGCAAGCGGTTTGGATCGGTCACGCGGCGACGCAGGACCGGAGTGCCTGGGTTTTCGGTAGTGACCGGTTTCGGTCGC
Above is a genomic segment from Rosistilla ulvae containing:
- the larE gene encoding ATP-dependent sacrificial sulfur transferase LarE; translation: MMQTEAIAQRLIDELQRHPRVVVAFSGGVDSAVVAAAAQRALGYKALAVMAISPSVPERQSELAAQVAAEIGIDLQTISTHETERPDYQRNDGQRCFYCKQTLYQTLATIADEHRDSVICSGTNADDLGDHRPGIQAGRDAAVQTPLADLGITKTMVRQLAKHWELSVWDLPAGPCLASRIAYGEPVTVDKLQRIDRAENWLRDEGFAELRVRLHPGQLARIEVPAARIADLVQPEFRQRMSRHFRSLGFQFITVDIEGLRSGNLNQLVSIGN
- a CDS encoding dihydrodipicolinate synthase family protein, coding for MDPTTLLRPRRKITGISAILLPLLENNEVDWDAFRQHVLRTADAGLTPAVNMDTGYVNLIDEATRLQVLDVTREILGSGPFVAGAFVGDTPGSTLALDAYKSRIDEITARGATPVIFQSYGLTDQGDAEIVASYEKIGQACDQFIGFELGQCFLPFGKIYSTDVYRQLMLLPQCIGAKHSSLSRAAEWERLALRDQLRPEFKVFTGNDLAIDMVMYGSDYLLGLSTFAPDLFARRDAYWAAGDPAFYELNDALQYLGFLTFRQPVPGYKHSAAMFLHLRGWISTNKTYPGSPQRPDSDLPILEDVARQLGISLGKGGNV
- a CDS encoding oxidoreductase, with amino-acid sequence MNYPKINSLKTLDAFQSRLDELEIQIPLDAAMQSGDAAPLAQSCDWNGGTIGNRFAILPMEGWDGTTDGRPTDLTRRRWKHFGLSGAKLIWGGEAVAVRHDGRANPNQLVINADNLAEIEALRTLLVDTHREHFGQVDDLLVGLQLTHSGRFARPNDKKRLEPRVAYRHQVLDAKFGVDSDAAILSDDELDRLVDDFVAASKLAQQAGYAFVDVKHCHGYLGHELLSGYDRPGKYGGSFENRTRFLRSIVDGIRSEAAGLQIGTRISIFDFIPFEPGPEGLGRPSRTGEYRSAFGGDGTGVGYDLTEPSRLMQLLEELGIQLVCSTVGSPYYCPHIQRPAIFPPSDGYAPPEDPLVGVARQINATAMLKRAHPNLLFVGSGYTYLQDWLPNVGQAVVQQGLADFIGLGRMVLSYPELPADVIAGRTMPRKKICRTFSECTTGPRNGMISGCFPLDPFYKAMPERQQIMALKQQTRA
- a CDS encoding nucleoside monophosphate kinase; the protein is MQSNNESAHPVNEPIDLEIKDAQVIFKSVWKELEQEVGHENLRFPKELILLGGAPGAGKGTQTQFIMAARGLTCPPIVVSDLLVTPEAQRIKDQGGIVGDGEVIGILLRKLLEPIFRDGAVLDGFPRTRVQVECLKLLVDKITQLHAEFQGTELAVNFRRPTIHAMLLFISEATSISRQLQRGREIEAHNQEVAETGIGRPIELRSTDLSPEKAKRRYRVFKEMTWDALQSLKEIYHYHFINAEGPIAEVEANIIGELAYQSSLELDPSTYDRLRGLPLASEITVHARQELVRRLDSYELEHRELFIRTVDTIDRKFMPIIERHALSGQAIVNSEDELFTDPLALWMLIDIFSERGYHAVVDKHIQATPERIDLETGQIHNRLKTIIRTKISFKGSEIRRG
- a CDS encoding type II toxin-antitoxin system RelE/ParE family toxin, which produces MRDHIARDAPATAMTYVRKLRNSVGRLKQFPCSGEVVPEIGREDLREVLQGNYRIIYRVSERRVDILAVFHSSQIFDERDLGSAE
- a CDS encoding RNA polymerase sigma factor: MLLVDRVSMIADEIHELLDRHRPWLLRVIQSRTTLASAVEDVYSEVLLAIAKSDHRPRDDSSLAPWLCKIAIRQSALANRTAMRRDRLNKDYAHQSPDSPAANDPIFWLMDQERRDLVRQVLHEMEPEVRGVLLAKFVEKLTYPQLAQRLGVAEHVVQYRVAQAKKRLRQMLTQRGIDQEDLS
- the metG gene encoding methionine--tRNA ligase, with product MTRQILVTAALPYANGPIHIGHLVEYIQTDIWTRFQKLRGNRCIYVCADDTHGTAIMMRARREGRSEEELIAAMQESHQRDFAGFDVQFDHYGSTHSDENRQLCGRFWQAMRDANLIVERPVQQLFDPQEQTFLADRFVRGTCPKCNAPNQPGDNCSACGHTYSPADLIDPVSTLSGAAPELREATHLFVELEQLHSFLSEWVKESGALQSETANYLLGHFLSDALRDWDISRPAPYFGFEIPDSPGNYWYVWFDAPIGYVASTQQWCNANGEKLEDWWQNPNTEIHHFIGKDITYFHTLFWPGMLKTAGFTLPTKVHIHGFLTVDGHKMSKSVGTLVSAEKYLEHFDPTYLRYFYASKLTSRVEDLDLGLDEFAEKVNSDLVGKVVNLASRVAKFAHQLGLSEAYPDDGGLFQQSADAGDEIAAAYEACDYSKAMRLILELADRANPYVEHAKPWEMKKDPAREAELRDVCTVGLNLFRQLCVYLAPVLPSLAEKCGELLGDPITGWQQSQSPLLGTPVAKFKHMLKRIEVKDLQKMIDESKDESAATESEAPAANQWNDSDQPLKDEPLADEITIDDFAKVDLRVARVIKAEQVPEANKLLHLTLSLGGDETRSVFAGIKAAYTPEQLVGRLVVMVANLKPRKMRFGLSEGMVTAAGPGGAEVFVLGVDEGALPGQRAH